tttccaaggattcttctcttctcatgaggtggccaaagtattggagcctcagcttcacgacctgtccttccagggagcactcagggctgatttccttcagaatggataggtttgatcttcttgcagtggccatgatctttttttaaatataatttttattattttcattaataaaacaaaaacctaaagTATAATATTATGATAGCCTTTCATAAGCATTTGCTATActgagctctcctctttcaccctcattaaaagtttcttcaattcctcctcactttggCCCTGATCAACAGGAGCAATAAATACATATAATATATGCTCTGCATCTTATCGGGCTCTTATGGGGGGAgccctcccctgccctgccctgccctgcgaacagagtgggagagagaaaaaaactctGTACAAGCTCAGGGGCACGCTTCTCCCGCTCCGCCCCCTTGGAACGAGCCAGGGAGCGAAGCCACGTTGGAAAACTACGCCTCCGGAGCCCCGCCCCTCCGCCTCTCTGGCGCATGCGCGGCCTAGTGGCCCCGCCTCCTCCCTCGCGCGCCTGCGCCGCTTCTTTCCCGCCGACAGGGCCGCAGGTCAGCTCGGAGCGAGACCGGAGGCCTGTGGCGCCTGCGCAGTGCGGCCTCTCAGCCAGTCCGTCAGCCCGGCGGCCTAGCGGCGAAGGAGGAaaagaaggcggcggcggcgacggcgaCCGGGCCTCATGGCAGAGCGCGCGCTGGGCCAGGTGGGAGCTCCGGAggaggaggggcgggggggggacaagaaGGCGGGAAAGGCCTCTGAGGGAAAGCGGTGGTTGCGGCGGAGGCCCCGCTGGGTCTCCTGAGGGGAGACGCCGCCTTCCCTTTCCCGCCTCACGCGACGGGATCCGGCCTCGGCGGGACGGGGGCCTTGACGCACACGCCCCCCCCTCAGGATCACCGCCCCCTCCCGGGGGGGCAGgctgaagaaaaaaaggggggaggcagggagccccGCCCATCGACCACGTGACGCgactggactgggggggggaggcggccgCCCCCTGAGGTGTTTCCATTGGGGGGTCCGGAGGAGAGATCGGGGGAGCGAAGGGCCACTGTCTTCCGGGGGACTTGGAACGAGGCCTTGACGgccttactcctcctcctcctggtggcCGAAACggccccccccatcccatttcaACACCAACAGCCACTCTGTGAGGCGGGACAGGCTCAgcgactgcccccccccctctgccagcTTCCTGCGACTCGAGCTGGGATTCTAACCCGGGTCCTGGCCTGGCgctctgaccattgggccatccgTGCCTCTTAGGGCGGTGGGGTTGGAGGCGAAGGAGggtcccatggggggggggagaggttggaAACAAGTCTCCAGAGACCAGCGTTGGCAGATCTCCTGTCGTGTAGTCGAAGGTTTTGCGTGTCTCTCAATCTATGGTCAGGGCTTTCTGGGGAGAAAGTTCAGTTTGCATAGAAAAGGTAGAGAATCCTTTGATCCTAGCTTGTTTTGTCTCACTTGTATTTAGTAAACTTTGGAACAGCCAAAGTCTTCTGCATTttcattgttactaatgaactCAACGAAATAGAAaatacttcattaaaaaaaaaaccgccGGAAAAGGTTCTGCCCCGCATCACAACTTTTAATCAATTACTAAAATCCCAAGATATTTTAGTAGCTGGATAATTTTGTTCCTGCAAAATGAACCTGGGAGTGTGTGAAGATTCACCTCCTTATTTGTTTTGGGGAATGGCATGTGAGGCTTTGCTTCTTTCAATAACTTTCTGGTCATTGGTCGCAGGCTGTGGCTTATTGCTACTATTCTTTGTTTTTTATGAGTGGGTTTAAGTATGTGGACATTTTGTGCTCTTTTTATTTTGAGAGTCATAGTGagcatttttaattttacatACTCTCCTTTCACCCTAAGGGCCTAGGGTGTGTCACACCATTAGactaaaatacaacattaaaaacagtttaaaacaaattacaattacaaaagtAGGCTGGGTCCTAAAAACAGAGTAAGCTCGCAGTTTAcaaggggttacattctgggaagTGTGCCTAAAGCTAAAATTGGGTTGGGTGCAATGTCAGGTGGGGTTGCCAGAGCATTTCCCCCCCTGGATGACCACCCCCTTTCTACCCAGTTTTTCAATTTTAACAATTATTTTGctaagcacataaagctgaatgtgcacaggttaaatgtgcataagttgtgtGCTAGAACAGGCACAAGTGTGCAAATGCACTCCTGACCACTGCAGAAAGCTGGGCATGCAGACTTAAGGCTACATATAAGAGGGCACCCAGGTTTGTGTTGTGGTTGAAACTTTAATTTTCTTCATCACTGTCCCAACCCCTGAAAACAAACTGTAATTATAtaattgcttttcattttattctgaaagtattAATTACTTAAGCTACATTTCTCATGtagagatgctgggaactgattTTTATAGAAATGTTGTGATTGATGATCATCATCAGCCTTGATTACAGGTTGTTAATTGTTACAGTCTTGCTCATAAGCAGTATGGGAGAATACCCACATCAAGGCCTGACGCTCATTTCTCCTAGCTTGATTAAATTATGTGGGCAAGGCTTGTTGCTCTTCTCTCAAGCCTTTGGCCTTCCAAAGTTGGGGATTATCACAGAGGTGGCGACGCATGACTCTCAGGGATGGGATGGGGTTTTTGCAACTCTCCAATTGCATGCTGGGGAAGCCAATTTGCCAAGGTAGGTGCCCCATTTTGCTTTAAAAGCTATTGTGGTTTTGAAGATTTGGGGTTTAGATGGTTGCAGGTTGTTTGACTGTGCAGGGAATTGGGAGGGCCTCTCTGACTGTTTGGCATTTCAATGCACAGCTTTTGGAACCCTTTTCTGAGGTGAGAGTTCTGAGAGCATTTGGGCTGCCTTGCAAAGGAAGTGTGGGAGATGGGCTGGCTAGAAGCATTTGTGCTTGTTGTTACTTACTTGTGTTCAGGGGTTGGTGGGAGCTCCCTCTTTTTGGCTGGTCTTCCAGAGTAGGGAATGTGATTGTTGTGTGCTTTGGGGGGCTTATGGGGAAAGTAACAGCTGGGGCAAGCTGTTCCAGGGTTTATGAATGTGGGCTTTGATTTGCAGGAAGTCCTAGAACTGTGAGGGGAGGAAAGATGAATCTCTAAAGGGCTAGtcagaaacatcaggaagaattttcttataggtagtaagagctgtttgacagtggaatggtctccctcggaagttggtggactctccttccttggagacttttaagcagaggtttggatggccatctgtcagggatacttTAACTTACtgtggattcctgcattgcagggggttggactagatcaggcatccccaaactgcagccctccagttgttttggcctacaactcgcatgatccctagctaacaggatcagtggtcagggatgaatggaattgtagtccaaaacatctggagggccgaagtttggggatgcctgaactagatgaccctcagggtcccttccaactgtacagttctgtgaatctatgattctatttatctTGTGGGGCTTGAGTTGGGTTATCCGGCTCCTCTATAGCTGGTGGtctgtgctttgttgttgtttagtcattcagtcatgtccgactcttcgtgttgTTAGTACTGTATTAATAGGATTCTTTCAGAGTGTTTCAACCAGTTAATTGGAACATTGCATTCAGAGAGAGAACTGAATTGCCATGCCCCCATCATAGCCAGCACAACAGAAAGGCTGCAAGTTTCCCAACAAAAGCACTAACCTTCACTTGGAGGGCTGCCACTTATCTTTGATGGGTGTGTGTATAAAAGAGAGGCCATGTGGCTGATAAAGTCCCAGCTGTTGGGAATGAAGGATAGCCAAGAGCTCTGATGATAGTACTGTaacagtattttattattaaCAGTATTTAATAATACAGAAGACTTCCATATAGCTATCAGTAATTTTGGGAATTTCTTCAGGATATGAAACAATTCAAATAAATTTACTTTACTTTCTAGTAAGTTGTGTAGGCTAAGGTTTGGGCTGCAGTAGCATTTTCCAtgtttgttttcccctctgcTAAACTCTGCTATATCTAGGATTATATCCCATTCCTGCCGCTGATGCTCAGGGTGTTTTGGTGCAAGTCTCATCCATTCATCCTCGGTTCTTCAACATTTTTATTCCCCTCTATCTGGGCGGGTGAAAATGTTTAGTGTCAGCTTCCCTTGTTTTAGGAATATTATCCTCAGCAGATGATGACGATGATTTTCCACTTCAACAGGTTATTTTCTAACAGAACAAGAGGAGTGTCTGTCGCTATGCAGAGTTCAGATCATAAGGACGACAACAGTAACTTGAAAAGCGAGAGCATGGGCAAGGACACTGATGCCAAGAGTGAGCAACCAGCTGACTTCAGCACGGAGATCATGAGTGTCACGGAGATGGAGCAGTCCCCTGACAACTCTCCTGGCGACAATACTCTGGAAGAAACTACCCAGGACAGTGAAATGGCAGACAATGAAGCTGCAAAGACTGGGGACCCTGAACCTTCATTCCCTCCCGAGTTTGAAAAATTCTGGAAGGTGGTTGAAACTAATCCACAAGATTTCACAGGCTGGGTTTATCTCCTGCAGTATGTAGAACAAGAGGTAAGCAAGTGGtttgtgtttttctctctgaTGTCCTCTTTCAAATGGGCAGTGCTTCAGTACATCAGCGCTGATTTTGATATTTCAAGCGTTGCCATAATCTCCAGTGTGTTCCTAGCTTGCAGTGAAATAAACAAGaatttaaagtacagtacaggaTATATTACAGCATCTGATACAAATAACTGGTCATCAGCTGGTTCAAATGTTTTGCAACATTGTCAGGGAGATACTTGTGTTTGGGGGGTTTTCACAGCAGTGAGAGAAAGTTCAAATAATAGAGACAGTTGCTCTCCCAACAACTGGGAAGGTCCCTCTGCACGCCTAGGCTGTTCTAAATTAGACAAATTAGAAGACTATTTGCAGCAGACTGTAAATTCCTGGACAGCAGCTCTTAAACTTTGTTTTTCTTTGGATCATTGAATAACAGTTTTTGTTCTACAAATTAAACCTGTATAACTCATatggtctagcccaggcatccccaaactttggccctccagatgttttggactacaattcccatcatccctgaccactgatcctgttagctagggctcatgggagttgtaggccaaaacatctggagggctgcagtttggggatgcctggtctagcccttTGAAAAGAATAGTTCTGGTTCTTTAATGCAGATAGCACTTCAGGTAAATCCTAATTTTGCGTACTAAATTACtttttgaaaggtttttttaatcccaAAGGCTAACTTTGTGAGAGGTATCCCTTTCATTTTGGTGGTTTTCACCTGTTGAAAGCTTTCATAAAAATGTTGGTTTTCCATTGCTGGCCAGGATTTTGAGCATGTTGTGGAAGAGCATTCCAGAGTTGAGGGGTAGTGATTGTGTATGCCTGTCTATCGTGTCATCGTTCCACGGATTCTGCTCATTGATTAAATACTAGGAAGATTCTTGGTTATTTCTTCGTAAAATGGTTGTGAAATCCCGAGGAGGTTGTAATTTCTAAGGTTTGCAGGACTTCTACTTTTCCTTCagccttttcttttgttctgcatgGATGAAGAAAGTCCAGGCAAGTAGCCCCCCTATTGGTTGGCTCTTTTAAAAGAAGTGCTATTGTTCTGGATTCGGGGAGGCCTCACTTGACAGAACTTCCTCCTGATAATGTGTGGAATGACATATGCAATGTCTAAGACCTCTGAAACTGagctgtgtgtttccccccccagaACCATTTACTTGCTGCCAGAAAAGCCTTTGACAGCTTTTTTGCACACTACCCATATTGCTACGGCTattggaaaaaatatgcagaccTTGAGAAGCGGCACAGCAACATGAAGCAGTCGGACGAGGTATGTAGGCTGTGGGTTTCAGCTGTTGCTCTTGGTCCTGTGAGCCAAACCCCGATCAAACCATGGAAATTAACTCTTTGGCTGCCAGTACCTTCCACTGTTTGTACAGGGCTTTCTGTTTGCGCTTGTCCCTCTTTGCGGCACTCGGAGCTAATATCTTCTCTCTTTGTTGGCAGGTGCGTTAAACCTCTACTACAGTTTGTCAAGCTTTGCAGTGCAAGCGCCTGCATTACACTGCAGCTTAACAAGTAGGGCAGGGCTTTTCTGTCACTTGCGTTATGCatctattattatttcacaaaattCGAACACTGTGGTTGGTTTTGCTGGTCACCATTGCTACATCTTGTTGCATTTTTGGTCAGACGCTGTCATTGGTGCTCTAGAGGGCCTGTGCCCTATGGTCTGTACCCCAAAGCCTCCCCACACAGCCTGGTCAGATGCAGGGACTGACTGCTGCGCTTTGAAGATCAAGACTCCGCACGTGGAGATCAGAGCATTGCCATGTTCTAGCCAACCTCCACCCAATGGTAATGGTAGATTATTTAAACAAAATTCCAGTACATTAGTATTTCTTAAGGTTCGCCGGATAGCACAGTGTTGCCTCTCTCTTGCGACCTAAGTAAGGATTCGAAAAAATAGCCTTTTGGTGTTCTCTTTGTAGGTATATCGAAGGGGACTCCAGGCAATACCTCTTAGTGTTGATCTCTGGATCCATTACATAAACTTCCTCAAAGAGACGCTAGATCCCAGTGACCCTGAAACTGTTGGGACCATTAGAGGGTAAGTTGTTGGCAAAAACAATCCACTATAAACaccctgtggggtgggtggagtttTGCTTAGAGCTGTGTTCGGTCATGTGAAAAAGAGCCTTCTCATTTTCCATCTGAGTGGAATCCCTGTTGAATAGAGGGCAGACACACGGCTTCTGCTATCCAAGCTCCtggagtagattttttttttaataataatatttttatttgtcaaAAGGACTCGTCTGAACTGGTCTTGGGAGACCTGGATGTAGACTTCTGCTCAGCATTCAGCTCCCAGCTTGTTATGTCTTTGGGTTAACAGcaattggggtggggaaacttccTTAAGGGACACATTCTTCTATGGGttatatgctttgcatgccagtGTGCCTGGCAGCACCCCTTGCTCATTAATTCACACATATACCCAAagaggtttgttttgtttgggtttttgttttgattatgcattttgtgtttttatcttgtgaactgccctgagatctacggataaagggcggtatacaaatttaataaataaatagtagtagtagtgatttCTTGCCCACATGCTACATCCCATTCATTCATATTGTCTCTACCTGGCATTGAGGGGGaagactcccccccaaaaatgcagTTTGCATGCATCAGGACACTCCAGGCCATCAGGAGAGGAAGCTTTACCCCTTTGTCCCCTGCTGCAGGGGGATAGCCCTCCCCACCCTGACTCCTGTAGTTTGGAATCCAGGGCAGGGAATATTCCCATTGGAATGAAAGGGAagtcatcgcccccccccccccgccccccatgcaAGCTACTGATACGGGGATATGTTTGGGGCTGCAACCCAAGGGAGTGGGGAAAGAATTAAAGCCTTCTTGTTTCCCATGGCAAAGTCCTGATCTGGATtagatctgcattgcagggggttggactaagatgacccccctccccaggggcccctccaagtctacgattctatgaaagaaATACAGTACTGGTTAATAATCTAGAAGATGCCTGCCATTTGCTGCAtttctgtgctggctggggcagaagaGAAGCCCTTCCATCTACAGCCAGCATGGAATCCTCACTGGCCAGATGGAGTCTGCagggcagaggttccccatccctgccttaaattGAGGAAGGGGCCAACAATGATTAAAATGAATTATAGGCAtgttttgcaaattaaaaaaatggttgACACAGAATATTTTCTGGCATTTCACGGTGATAACCCTGATCGTTTTCTGTGGCATCACAAATTTCATTCTTTTCAACAAGAGGGTGTGGAAGTCAGCTTTTAATGCCTTCTCCCAATTTGGTTAATGAGATGTGTTCTGTGTTCACATTTTTCACTAGTTGCTGTTAAAGCCAGTTTGTCAACTGGACAATTTGGTCAAATTGAAATAAACTTGCATGTCACCACATCCTTAGTCTAGCAGTCTTTTTGAGAGTGTTGAAAAAAGGGTATTGTTTCACAAGAGTGAGGGAGCTTTTTGTTAAATTTTACATTGCTTTCTCTTCAGATCTTAAAAATTTTACATTGTCACTCACTAATGGAAGGAAAAccctttttatattttgcatCAGTTCAGGAATCTGGGTAATAGAATATTGCAGAAATGACATCTGAGCCAAAATGACCTAAGAAATGAACAATATCAAATTCCATCAGTACAGTCAGATTATTAAGGCTGATGATGACTGTTTTCAGATAAACTATGGTTTTGCAAAATGTGAGCAAGCcagtttccccctttcctttcccctcttcccttttgGAGCCTGGAAGGGTTGGTTTAGTGTCCCAGGTCCAGTCTCCAAtgccatctccaggcagggttgggaacagctctctgaaaccctggagagccatagcCATTTGTGAAcagcactgggctagatggaccaggagGCGGATTGGGCATAAAGCAGCttccatttattcatttaattaattTTCATACCACCCTTCTGAAGACCACAGGGTGATTCACAATTATTCCTAAGACACGAGAATCTTGGGTGCCATCAATTATATAttatgccattttaagcagccaaTGAGTACATGACTGCCACGTTTTATTTTGAGTGGGAGAAACACTAGCCATCTGAACAGGATCTGTGCTCAGAACTAATGAAGTATTTCCATGATGACATAAATTGCTTTACCTCCCAGGACCTATGAACATGCAGTCTTAGCTGCAGGGACAGATTTCCGCTCTGacaaactctgggaaatgtataTAAACTGGGAAAATGAACAGGCTAACCTGAGAGCAGTGACTGCTGTATTTGACCGCATTCTTGGGATTCCCACCCAGCTTTACAGCCATCATTTCCAAAGGTAAGGAGGTTGTTACAGTTGGGTTAGTGTTACACTTTTGGTTTCTGTAATGTCCTATTATTGCAACACTGAAAAGCCTTGAAATTGTTTTAAACAAATGCATTGTTAGGTGCATGTGTGTTCTGGTTGTATTCTAAAGGAGGAAATTAAGACGACGTTACACCTGAGCAATGTAACTGTGAAAATGTCATGTGTAGTGGAGCATCTAATAATTTTAAGCACTTTATACATGACATTCATTATGATGATGAGCACttataaaaatgttctgccaggcATGTATTCTCTGCTAGGAAGCCTAATTTTATCTGTCCCAGAGAAATAGCTTGCCATCTGTAAGAGCAATTCAGCCATGGAAAGCCCTGGGAAGTCCTCATAGGATGTTGAATCTTCTCCTTGGGCACAGAGGTTTGCTGTGTCGTTGTGTGAGCTGGTTGATGGGCACAAACTAACTAACTGTAATGTGGAATAGAGAAGCAGGGGTGGCTTTCTGAGTTATTGGTGGTAATGTAGCTGAGCTTCAGGGCTTCTTTTGGAAGATGAATAAGCACATAACAAGCAACTTAATATCTTATGttagtgttttttgtttgtaatatGTGGTTATAAAGAAGAGCTGCAAGGATCAAGGGCAACCAGATAAAATGAGAGAAGGCATTTCTGGAAAGCAAAGCCAGCTAGTTGCTTATTAAAAAGTAACTAATGCAACACTTGCTGCCTAGGTTTTCCTAGAGCAGTTTTGTTGTGGGGAAGAGCTGTCCAGTTTCATCTTGGAACAGTCCACAaattcattctcattctctctctctctcaactgcaGGTTCAAAGAGCATGTCCAGAATAACCTGCCCCGGGACCTTCTTACTACTGAACAGTTTATCCAACTGCGCAGAGAACTCGCTTCTTCTAATAGCCATAATGGGGAGGATGCCCCCCCTGGAGATGACCTCCCTTCTGGAACTGAAGATATAACTGACCCTGCTAAGGTAGCATAGGCCTAATTTATTCAGCTGCTCATAAAATGCCTGGAGCTTTTGCTGACTGGAGCTCTTGAAAGCACATTCAGAAGCCGGGCGTGTCTGCATTTGGTGTCATGTTTCTGCATTTGCCAGCTGCCATCCTTTGCTTTCTGCCTTTAAAGTTATTCCCTGCCTTGTCGCTCACCCATAGCAGCTCTCCATATTCCTGTCCTAGTTTTAGCACGTGTGCTTCTGAAGCCTTTCTTCTTCTGGTTAGAGTAGAGCCTGAACTGATGCAGGATCTGACCTTTAGCATAGATTTATACAAGTTTATACAACTGGGTCTACCAGTTTTTGGCCGGCATTGCTGTTGAGGCAGATTTGTTGTCAACAGCAaacccccttccccatttcccccccttttttctggctTCTTCATTTCTCTCTAAATGTCTTTAGGTAGCAATATCCAGACCCCTCCTTCCTGCCTTTCCTCAGCAAGGAGGGTTCTGTTATGGCTTCCTAAGTACCCTGATGATGTAGCTACAAGACATGTTGTCTCATGGAAGCTTTTGCCAattttactgtactgtatcttCTTATGTTGTATACTTTTATGAAAAATGCAGATCATAAATACTTCAATAAATAGATAAAGCCCCGCCTTATTCCCAGCTGAGGAGGTGGGTGGATCATCCTGCAGCTTTTGGGACAATTCCAGCTCAGCTCTGAACTTCAGAGTTAAGGGGGAGGCTGGCtacctgccacaggaggcagcacctcaggcagcagaaatgCTGACACCTGTTAGCAGTTCCCTTCACCAAAATTTGGAAATTCTAGAGTTCCTTCTTTCAAGAGAGCTGTCACTCCCTGTATTTGAGGCAACATATCTGTGGCAGGGCCTGTGAAGCATAGCAAGCAGCAGATGTGCCGTGCCGGGTGCTCCCTACCCCTTTGTTGTGGGTgtttagaagaaagaaagatatatAAGCAGCTGCCAGACCTATAGACCAAcgatccctctagctcagtattaccaAATCTGACTGGCAAGAACTCTCCCAAGATTCTCAACCAGAGGTCTTCTCCTGTTGCTGTAGATGGGCATAACGAATGTGGTACCTTGAATTTGGAAAACTTGATTTATACCCTTGAGTTAGGTGCTTGTTCTTCTTCACTGTGGTCAGACTAGAGGTTTGTCCTTAAGAATTGGATTCTGCAGATCCCAGGTGATGTGCTGGCAATAGAGTCCAAGGACATGGCATTTTCTGGATCCCCTCttgagcactgtgtgtgtgtgtgcttgcttcaGAAGGAACATTCTGAAGCTCACTGCCTCATAAAAGTGTGTCTGCTTCTGGATTTTGTCAAACCCTTTCCTTTCTGTATTTGTTTAGCTaataactgaaatagaaaacatgCGGCACAGGATCATTGAGATTCATCAAGAAATGTTCAATCACAATGAGCATGAAGTCAGCAAGAGGTGGACCTTTGAGGAAGGGGTAAGTTCCTTTGTATAACATGCTTTTGAAAttcagtggaggaggaggcggcagcagcagcacaagcTTTGGGCTTccatggagaagctgtttctgGCATTTGTGGGTCATGTCCAAAGCAGCTTGTAGTTGAGGGGCACGAACTTGCCTTTTGAGCTGCCAtctggtttcatagaatcatagagttggaagagaccacaagggccatccagtccaaccccctgccaagcaggaaacaccatcaaagcattcctgacagatggctgtcaagcctctgcttaaagacctccaaagaaggagactccaccacactccttggcagcaaattccactgttgaacagctcttactgtcaggaagttcttcctaatgtttaggtggaatcttctttcttgtagtttgaatccattgctccgtgtccgcttctctggagcagcagaaaacaacctttcaccgtcttctagatgacatccttttatatatt
The nucleotide sequence above comes from Zootoca vivipara chromosome 1, rZooViv1.1, whole genome shotgun sequence. Encoded proteins:
- the PRPF39 gene encoding pre-mRNA-processing factor 39, with amino-acid sequence MQSSDHKDDNSNLKSESMGKDTDAKSEQPADFSTEIMSVTEMEQSPDNSPGDNTLEETTQDSEMADNEAAKTGDPEPSFPPEFEKFWKVVETNPQDFTGWVYLLQYVEQENHLLAARKAFDSFFAHYPYCYGYWKKYADLEKRHSNMKQSDEVYRRGLQAIPLSVDLWIHYINFLKETLDPSDPETVGTIRGTYEHAVLAAGTDFRSDKLWEMYINWENEQANLRAVTAVFDRILGIPTQLYSHHFQRFKEHVQNNLPRDLLTTEQFIQLRRELASSNSHNGEDAPPGDDLPSGTEDITDPAKLITEIENMRHRIIEIHQEMFNHNEHEVSKRWTFEEGIKRPYFHVKPLEKTQLKNWKEYLDFEIENGTHERVVVLFERCVISCALYEEFWIKYAKYMENHSIEGVRHVYSRACAIHLSKKPMVHLLWAAFEEQQGNINEARRILKTFEENVSGLAMIRLRRVSLERRHGNMEEAEHLLQEAVKNAKSSYEASFFAVKLARHLFKIQKNLPQARKVILEAIDRDRDNPKLYLNLLEIEYNGDLKQNEENIIACFDKAISGTLAIKMRIIFSQRKVEFLEDFGLDVNKLMDAYEEHQSLLKEQESLKRKAENGCEEPDEKRAQGDEAALASGQMADGDMQANQAAYNYNAWYQYNYPNAWNYGQYYQTSST